A window of the Gemmatirosa kalamazoonensis genome harbors these coding sequences:
- a CDS encoding tetratricopeptide repeat protein yields the protein MTYNIVAGKLDVALSIGEEALRLAERVGDRAMIVIAQEVLGITLHHLGRHHAALACFERGLAAYGIELAPAFVSILIEPGVGMRAEKARTLWVLGYPDQALREVNAAQALADRVPHPEARGFAPLFGAFIHQFRNDVPNTFRYAETVLAIAQERDIVTTRAWGAVLHGWAVAIRGDVDEGIAEIRGSLAGQLAAGSLVARPQFLAILADACLHADRVDDVLAATAEGLECSASTADHYWDSELERLRGEALHALGGDASEIDASFERALADARARDARSLELRAATSAARVWLARGDRARAHEQLAPVYAWFTEGFDTPDLVAARQLLDALG from the coding sequence GTGACGTATAACATCGTCGCCGGAAAGCTCGACGTCGCGCTCTCGATCGGCGAGGAGGCGCTACGGCTCGCCGAGCGCGTCGGCGACCGCGCCATGATCGTCATCGCGCAGGAGGTGCTCGGCATCACGCTGCACCACCTCGGCCGACACCATGCGGCGCTCGCCTGCTTCGAGCGGGGACTCGCGGCCTACGGCATCGAGCTCGCCCCCGCGTTCGTCTCCATCCTCATCGAGCCGGGCGTCGGCATGCGCGCCGAGAAGGCGCGGACGCTGTGGGTGCTCGGCTACCCCGATCAGGCGCTGCGCGAGGTGAACGCGGCGCAGGCACTGGCCGATCGGGTCCCGCATCCGGAGGCCCGCGGCTTCGCGCCGCTGTTCGGCGCGTTCATCCACCAGTTCCGCAACGACGTGCCCAACACGTTCCGGTACGCGGAGACGGTGCTCGCCATCGCGCAGGAGCGGGACATCGTCACGACACGCGCGTGGGGCGCGGTGCTGCACGGGTGGGCCGTCGCGATACGTGGAGACGTGGACGAGGGGATCGCCGAGATCCGCGGCAGCCTCGCGGGGCAGCTCGCCGCGGGCTCGCTCGTCGCGCGGCCGCAGTTCCTCGCCATCCTCGCCGACGCGTGCCTGCATGCAGACCGCGTCGACGACGTGCTCGCCGCGACGGCGGAGGGGCTGGAGTGCTCCGCGAGCACGGCGGACCACTACTGGGACTCGGAGCTGGAGCGGCTGCGCGGCGAGGCGCTGCACGCGCTCGGCGGCGACGCGTCGGAGATCGACGCGTCCTTCGAGCGCGCGCTCGCCGACGCCCGCGCACGCGATGCGAGGTCGCTCGAGCTGCGCGCCGCGACGAGCGCCGCGCGCGTGTGGCTCGCGCGCGGCGACCGTGCGCGCGCGCACGAGCAGCTCGCGCCGGTCTACGCCTGGTTCACCGAGGGATTCGACACGCCCGATCTCGTCGCCGCGCGCCAGCTGCTCGACGCGCTCGGCTGA
- a CDS encoding serine/threonine-protein kinase PknK — MLTPGIQLGPYEIQETLGQGGMGEVYRARDLRLGRELALKLLPTRVAADETAVERFVREARAASALNHPNVVTIYEIGEAEPGRYIAMELVGGTTLRPLTARPQPVEQVARIGAQIARALAVAHADGIIHRDIKPDNVMLRPDGYVKVLDFGIARLVAAQDGRATGAEAAPTQAGRAVGTVRYMSPEQACAEPLTGATDVFSLGVVLYELATGRHPFAAMPNASDVAVLSAMLTGPAPTATAANPAVPRELDVLLARMLEREPRQRPSAAEVEAALAGLTLGATPAAARRDAPSERHTVGRDGERAALRQAMADAERGHGALLSVAGEPGIGKTTLVEAFLAEVASATRPCRIARGRCSERLAGTEAYLPILEALDAMLRGAGASTVAALMRRHAPTWYLQLAPAAAEDSSEGRALMSVQASSQERLKRELGTFLDELSRTSPVVLFLDDLHWADASTVDVLAYLAARLDAMRLLIVVTVRPAELLLGRHPFAQLKLDLQARGLCHELALEFLTVGDVEQYLRLEFPGHDFPPDFAALIHAKTDGSPLFMADLLRYLRTRGVVASADERWTLARPTPVVEVELPESIRGMIQRKIEQLGDDDRRLLTAAGVQGYEFDSAIVAALTGTDPADVEERLETLEHVYGFVKRARASTSCLTARSTCAIASCTCSTRTRSTRRSRRRAASRSASAPRGRSATHTARAAGRSRAISPHCSRRRGTRATRRSTCSSPRRTRRASSRARRPWRCRAARCSSSRSFPTRRSAPSARCCSRACSRRRSPRSRGRRHRKSPGPTGGRTRCGSSSASGRSSSACWAAS, encoded by the coding sequence ATGCTCACACCCGGGATCCAGCTCGGCCCGTACGAGATCCAGGAGACGCTCGGCCAGGGCGGGATGGGCGAGGTGTACCGGGCACGCGATCTCCGCCTCGGCCGCGAGCTCGCGCTCAAGCTGCTGCCGACGCGCGTCGCCGCCGACGAGACGGCGGTCGAGCGGTTCGTGCGCGAGGCCCGCGCCGCCTCGGCGCTGAACCACCCGAACGTCGTCACGATCTACGAGATCGGCGAGGCGGAGCCGGGGCGCTACATCGCGATGGAGCTGGTCGGCGGCACCACGCTGCGGCCGCTCACCGCGCGCCCGCAGCCCGTGGAGCAGGTCGCGCGCATCGGTGCGCAGATCGCGCGCGCGCTGGCCGTGGCCCACGCGGACGGCATCATCCACCGCGACATCAAGCCGGACAACGTGATGCTGCGGCCCGACGGCTACGTGAAGGTGCTCGACTTCGGCATCGCGCGGCTCGTCGCGGCGCAGGACGGACGCGCGACGGGCGCGGAGGCGGCGCCGACGCAGGCGGGCCGCGCCGTCGGCACGGTGCGCTACATGTCGCCGGAGCAGGCGTGCGCCGAGCCGCTCACCGGCGCGACCGACGTGTTCTCGCTCGGCGTGGTGCTGTACGAGCTGGCGACGGGCCGCCACCCGTTCGCGGCCATGCCTAACGCGTCGGACGTGGCCGTGCTCAGCGCGATGCTCACCGGACCGGCGCCGACGGCGACGGCCGCGAACCCCGCGGTGCCGCGCGAGCTGGACGTGCTGCTCGCGCGGATGCTGGAGCGCGAGCCGCGGCAGCGCCCGTCCGCCGCGGAGGTGGAAGCGGCGCTCGCCGGCCTGACGCTCGGCGCCACGCCGGCCGCCGCGCGGCGCGACGCGCCATCGGAGCGGCACACCGTCGGACGCGATGGCGAACGCGCGGCGCTGCGCCAGGCGATGGCCGACGCGGAGCGCGGGCACGGCGCGCTGCTCAGCGTCGCCGGCGAGCCGGGGATCGGCAAGACGACGCTCGTCGAGGCGTTCCTCGCGGAAGTCGCGAGCGCCACGCGGCCGTGTCGCATCGCGCGCGGCCGCTGCTCGGAACGTCTCGCGGGCACCGAGGCGTATCTGCCGATCCTCGAGGCGCTCGACGCGATGCTGCGCGGCGCGGGCGCGTCGACGGTCGCGGCGCTCATGCGACGCCACGCGCCCACGTGGTACCTCCAGCTCGCGCCCGCCGCGGCCGAGGACTCGTCCGAGGGACGCGCGCTGATGAGCGTGCAGGCGAGCTCGCAGGAGCGTCTCAAGCGCGAGCTGGGGACGTTCCTCGACGAGCTGTCGCGCACCTCGCCGGTGGTGCTGTTCCTCGACGATCTGCACTGGGCCGACGCGTCGACGGTCGACGTGCTGGCGTATCTCGCCGCGCGGCTCGACGCGATGCGCCTGCTCATCGTCGTCACGGTGCGGCCCGCGGAGCTGCTGTTGGGCAGGCACCCGTTCGCGCAGCTCAAGCTCGACCTGCAGGCGCGCGGGCTGTGCCACGAGCTCGCGCTGGAGTTCCTGACGGTGGGCGACGTCGAGCAGTACCTGCGCCTGGAGTTCCCGGGGCACGACTTCCCACCCGACTTCGCCGCGCTGATCCACGCGAAGACGGACGGCAGCCCGCTGTTCATGGCGGACCTGCTGCGCTACCTGCGCACGCGCGGCGTCGTCGCGAGCGCCGACGAGCGGTGGACGCTCGCGCGGCCGACGCCCGTCGTCGAGGTCGAGCTGCCGGAGTCGATTCGCGGCATGATCCAGCGGAAGATCGAGCAGCTCGGCGATGACGATCGGCGGCTGCTCACGGCGGCGGGCGTCCAGGGCTACGAGTTCGACTCGGCCATCGTCGCCGCGCTCACGGGCACCGACCCCGCGGACGTCGAGGAGCGGCTGGAGACGCTGGAGCACGTGTACGGGTTCGTGAAGCGCGCGCGCGCGAGCACGAGCTGCCTAACGGCGCGCTCAACGTGCGCTATCGCTTCGTGCACGTGCTCTACCAGAACGCGCTCTACGCGGCGCTCACGCCGTCGCGCCGCGTCTCGCTCAGCGAGCGCGCCGCGCGGGCGCTCGGCGACGCATACGGCGCGCGCAGCGGGGAGATCGCGAGCGATCTCGCCGCACTGTTCGAGGCGGCGCGGGACACGCGCCACGCGGCGGAGCACATGCTCGTCGCCGCGCAGAACGCGGCGCGCGTCTTCGCGAGCCAGGAGGCCGTGGCGCTGTCGCGCCGCGCGCTGCAGCTCCTCGCGCAGCTTCCCGACACGCCGGAGCGCGCCGAGCGCGAGATGCTGCTCCAGAGCGTGCTCGCGACGTCGCTCGCCGCGCTCCAGGGGTCGGCGGCACCGGAAGTCGCCCGGGCCTACGGGCGGGCGCACGCGCTGTGGCAGCAGCTCGGCGAGCGGCCGGAGTTCTTCGGCGTGCTGGGCGGCGTCGTGA
- a CDS encoding DUF4342 domain-containing protein: protein MATYTEEISVAGGKLKSTLKSILREGNVRRVVIQNSSGRTLLDVPLAAGIVGAALLPFWAAIGGIAALAADFKILVVRDVVGPPAPMPNDARRQ, encoded by the coding sequence ATGGCCACGTACACCGAAGAGATCAGCGTCGCCGGCGGCAAGCTGAAGTCGACGCTCAAGAGCATCCTCCGCGAGGGGAACGTCCGCCGTGTCGTGATCCAGAATTCGAGCGGCCGTACGCTGCTCGACGTGCCGCTCGCCGCGGGGATCGTCGGCGCGGCGCTGCTGCCGTTCTGGGCGGCGATCGGCGGCATCGCGGCGCTCGCCGCCGACTTCAAGATCCTCGTCGTGCGCGACGTCGTCGGCCCGCCGGCGCCGATGCCTAACGACGCGCGCCGCCAGTAG
- a CDS encoding BlaI/MecI/CopY family transcriptional regulator: MPNPPPLSALTRRESQIMEILFRRGQATAAEVLAELPDAPSYSTARKLLEILEEKGYVQHAQEGPRYVYTPVVAADDARNSALEQMVRTFFHGSIGSAVTALLELQGPQLSDEELDRIAKLAEQAKKEGR; this comes from the coding sequence ATGCCGAACCCGCCGCCGCTCTCCGCGCTCACCCGCCGGGAGTCGCAGATCATGGAGATCCTCTTCCGCCGCGGCCAGGCCACGGCGGCCGAAGTGCTCGCCGAGCTGCCCGACGCGCCGAGCTACTCCACCGCCCGCAAGCTGCTCGAGATCCTGGAGGAGAAGGGATACGTGCAGCACGCGCAGGAGGGCCCGCGCTACGTCTACACGCCGGTCGTAGCGGCCGACGACGCGCGCAACTCGGCGCTCGAGCAGATGGTGCGCACGTTCTTCCACGGCTCGATCGGGTCCGCCGTGACGGCGCTGCTCGAGCTGCAGGGCCCGCAGCTCTCCGACGAGGAGCTCGACCGGATCGCCAAACTCGCCGAGCAGGCGAAGAAGGAGGGACGCTGA
- a CDS encoding energy transducer TonB, giving the protein MAPTAMRPLQFAPISGRHSSAARLTWWIAPSLGLHALLAIASGVSLLPRDKADDRPAHEVIFLAPLLPRNDPPSDAVRGDGLPGGVLAWHGIDPALQRGVADAVGTSLGAADGAGHALARAVRDLEAPPAPDSTTLVGDDHIFQAVDVDREVERQADAVAPLYPEALRVAGITGGVTVEFVVDTAGRIENGSLHVIGTTHPLFAAAVREAIPGMHFRPAVRSGRVVRQQVIQSFQFVLQPPKTDKDTLPEPI; this is encoded by the coding sequence ATGGCACCCACCGCCATGCGTCCGCTGCAGTTCGCCCCCATCTCGGGCCGACATAGCTCCGCTGCGCGACTGACCTGGTGGATCGCGCCGAGCCTGGGCCTGCACGCGCTGCTCGCCATCGCCTCCGGCGTCAGCCTCCTTCCGCGCGACAAGGCGGACGACCGCCCGGCGCACGAGGTGATCTTCCTCGCTCCGCTGCTGCCGCGGAACGATCCCCCGTCCGACGCGGTGCGCGGCGACGGGCTGCCCGGCGGCGTGCTCGCCTGGCATGGGATCGACCCGGCGCTCCAGCGCGGCGTGGCGGACGCGGTGGGCACGTCGCTCGGCGCCGCGGACGGCGCCGGCCACGCGCTGGCCCGCGCGGTCCGCGACCTCGAGGCGCCTCCCGCCCCCGACTCCACCACGCTCGTCGGCGACGACCACATCTTCCAGGCGGTGGACGTCGACCGCGAGGTGGAGCGCCAGGCCGACGCCGTCGCGCCGCTCTACCCCGAGGCGCTCCGCGTCGCCGGCATCACCGGCGGCGTGACGGTGGAGTTCGTGGTCGACACCGCGGGGCGCATCGAGAACGGGTCGCTCCACGTCATCGGCACGACGCACCCGCTGTTCGCGGCCGCGGTGCGCGAGGCCATCCCGGGGATGCACTTCCGCCCCGCCGTGCGCAGCGGCCGCGTCGTCCGCCAGCAGGTGATCCAGAGCTTCCAGTTCGTGCTCCAGCCGCCGAAGACGGACAAGGACACGCTGCCCGAGCCGATCTGA
- a CDS encoding TonB family protein: protein MRLVLLATLVAASASASATAGAQPTVRGTVRTADGAGVLGATVWLVGARAPDDSAIAATTDATGAFQFALPYTASSEIVVRRRGLRDARAPLGTVARTRRGVELPAVTLAPAAPPLVTAVVPDTGAFTGNAAPFYRRLVARRGDFLTRGELARLKPSRVSSALRTLPGVMVETANGASYVRLRGSRCFASLWLDGVNVGGGRFDVDAIAPSSLAGIEIYPFPTGLPIEYQSYEGTSCGVVALWTQRDGFDDLPEPATVAEPSSVRLASEVDTPARLADGSTFAPGYPAASRAEGIGGRVLVELVVDSTGAVERGTVGIVAAASTDLADPALRAASRLRFVPARDHGRPVRQLVHVVADYRVSQPRRR, encoded by the coding sequence ATGCGCCTCGTTCTCCTCGCGACCCTCGTCGCCGCGTCCGCGTCCGCGTCTGCGACCGCGGGCGCCCAGCCCACCGTGCGCGGTACCGTGCGCACCGCCGACGGTGCGGGGGTGCTGGGCGCGACCGTGTGGCTCGTCGGCGCGCGCGCACCGGACGACTCCGCCATCGCCGCGACGACGGACGCGACCGGCGCGTTCCAGTTCGCGCTCCCGTACACCGCGTCGAGCGAGATCGTGGTGCGCCGGCGCGGCCTGCGCGACGCGCGCGCGCCGTTAGGCACCGTGGCCCGCACCAGGCGCGGCGTCGAGCTGCCCGCAGTGACGCTCGCCCCGGCCGCGCCGCCGCTCGTCACCGCGGTGGTGCCCGACACCGGCGCGTTCACGGGGAACGCGGCGCCGTTCTACCGGCGGCTGGTCGCGCGGCGCGGCGACTTCCTGACGCGCGGCGAGCTCGCGCGCCTGAAGCCGTCGCGCGTGTCGTCCGCGCTGCGCACGCTTCCCGGCGTGATGGTGGAGACGGCGAACGGCGCGTCGTACGTGCGGCTGCGCGGCAGTCGCTGCTTCGCGTCGCTGTGGCTCGACGGCGTGAACGTCGGCGGCGGCCGCTTCGACGTCGACGCGATCGCGCCGTCGTCGCTCGCCGGCATCGAGATCTACCCGTTCCCCACCGGGCTGCCGATCGAGTACCAGTCGTACGAGGGGACGTCGTGCGGCGTCGTCGCGTTGTGGACCCAGCGCGACGGCTTCGACGATCTACCGGAGCCCGCGACGGTCGCCGAGCCGTCGAGCGTGCGGCTCGCGTCGGAGGTCGACACGCCGGCGCGGCTCGCCGACGGCAGCACGTTCGCGCCGGGCTATCCGGCGGCGTCGCGCGCCGAGGGGATCGGCGGCCGCGTGCTCGTGGAGCTCGTCGTCGACAGCACCGGCGCCGTGGAGCGCGGCACCGTCGGCATCGTCGCCGCCGCGTCGACCGATCTCGCCGACCCCGCGCTGCGGGCCGCGTCGCGCCTGCGGTTCGTGCCCGCGCGGGACCACGGTCGGCCGGTCAGGCAGCTCGTGCACGTGGTGGCGGACTACCGGGTCTCCCAACCGCGCCGCCGTTAG
- a CDS encoding DUF4440 domain-containing protein produces the protein MRIAILAALLVAAPLAAQAPSDDAASLIAAERGFARLSADSGTWLAFRTNLDARSIIFQPRATDAQAWYAAHPPRDGMPPQGTLFWTPAHVGVSSSGDLGFSTGPYRFERLGRDTVRAGGVFASVWGRRPGEPWRVLVDLGVGGTAVPTVDPERSVRVAAAGQPSRATSDASLAEVLRVDSALGARFADPSSPDGLVARTADDAALLRDGVGARMGRDAARSIAEAAGASYRSTPITGTVARAGDLAYTYGTYTRVAGDAVQAGNYLRVWRRDAAGWRLVLDVASPVPKGA, from the coding sequence GTGCGCATCGCCATTCTCGCCGCCCTGCTGGTCGCCGCGCCGCTCGCCGCGCAGGCACCCTCCGACGACGCCGCGTCGCTCATCGCCGCCGAGCGTGGCTTCGCGCGCCTGTCTGCCGACTCGGGGACGTGGCTCGCGTTCCGGACGAACCTCGACGCCCGCTCGATCATCTTCCAGCCCCGCGCGACCGACGCGCAGGCGTGGTACGCCGCGCATCCGCCGCGCGACGGGATGCCGCCGCAGGGCACGCTGTTCTGGACCCCCGCGCACGTCGGCGTCTCGTCCTCGGGCGACCTCGGGTTCTCCACCGGGCCGTACCGGTTCGAGCGGCTCGGGCGCGACACGGTGCGCGCCGGCGGCGTGTTCGCGAGCGTGTGGGGACGGCGTCCCGGCGAGCCGTGGCGCGTGCTCGTCGACCTCGGCGTCGGCGGCACGGCGGTGCCCACGGTCGACCCCGAGCGTAGCGTGCGCGTCGCGGCCGCCGGCCAGCCGTCGCGCGCGACGAGCGACGCGAGTCTCGCCGAGGTGCTGCGCGTCGACAGCGCGCTCGGCGCGCGCTTCGCCGATCCGTCGTCGCCGGACGGGCTCGTGGCGCGCACCGCGGACGACGCGGCGCTGCTGCGCGACGGCGTCGGCGCGCGCATGGGGCGTGACGCGGCGCGTTCGATCGCGGAGGCCGCCGGCGCGAGCTATCGGTCGACGCCGATCACCGGCACGGTCGCGCGCGCGGGCGACCTCGCGTACACGTACGGCACCTACACGCGCGTCGCGGGCGATGCGGTCCAGGCGGGCAACTACCTGCGCGTGTGGCGGCGCGACGCGGCGGGGTGGCGGCTCGTGCTCGACGTCGCGTCGCCGGTGCCGAAGGGCGCCTGA
- a CDS encoding HEAT repeat domain-containing protein — translation MSEPQSGGRRRARLAPGALAVAAVLASVLLVVLARTPRARAAVVTAEGALPNGALDPRRVDALLAAVRGTGPVACELAVRTVSGRNWNGRGGDPTSADTAARSLVDDVVTMNADASSVPSLRAALGDADACVRRVAAPLLGRVDDQAATDALLAALRDASAPTRVAGATGLAYGGRRRAAAARDPLVAALRDADAGVRAASAWALGQLRVPGTTPLLVAALRDRDAAVRRAVAVALGSLEDAAAVDALVAALRDDADPLVRQAAAWALGQIK, via the coding sequence ATGTCCGAGCCGCAATCCGGCGGGCGCAGGCGCGCCCGCCTCGCCCCCGGCGCGCTCGCCGTCGCAGCGGTGCTGGCGTCGGTGCTCCTCGTCGTGCTGGCGCGCACGCCACGCGCGCGCGCCGCGGTCGTCACGGCGGAGGGCGCGCTGCCTAACGGCGCCCTCGACCCGCGCCGCGTCGACGCGTTGCTCGCCGCGGTGCGCGGCACCGGGCCGGTGGCGTGCGAGCTCGCGGTGCGCACCGTCTCCGGCCGCAACTGGAACGGGCGCGGCGGCGATCCGACGAGCGCCGACACCGCGGCGCGGTCGCTCGTCGACGATGTCGTCACGATGAACGCCGACGCGTCGTCGGTGCCGTCGCTGCGCGCCGCGCTCGGCGACGCCGACGCCTGCGTGCGGCGCGTCGCCGCGCCGCTGCTCGGCCGCGTCGACGACCAGGCGGCGACGGACGCGCTGCTCGCCGCGCTCCGCGACGCGTCGGCACCGACGCGGGTCGCCGGGGCGACCGGGCTCGCGTACGGCGGCCGTCGTCGCGCGGCGGCGGCGCGCGACCCGCTCGTCGCTGCGCTGCGCGACGCCGACGCGGGCGTGCGCGCGGCGTCGGCGTGGGCGCTCGGGCAGCTCCGCGTGCCCGGTACGACGCCGCTGCTCGTGGCGGCGCTGCGCGACCGCGACGCGGCGGTGCGGCGCGCCGTCGCGGTCGCGTTAGGCAGCCTGGAGGACGCGGCCGCCGTGGACGCGCTCGTCGCCGCGCTGCGCGACGACGCGGATCCGCTCGTGCGGCAGGCCGCCGCCTGGGCGCTCGGGCAGATCAAGTAG
- a CDS encoding HEAT repeat domain-containing protein, which translates to MTALLGTKLWGDLATSIAFKGAVILAVAFLATRLLRRQPAAVRHSVWLAALLAQLATPLLGAVLPAWRPALPAWTLTVGLHRDAGATQLTVPLVGDPADLPADLTAGRTPAGRNTAGRPPRDEYVGELPAADRPAVSHPVVDRPAVSRPAVLLLGVWSVGAGLVLLWLVAGSLGVTLIARRAERVTDGEWLTLATQLSNDMGLRRPVVLLRGRGLAVPVTWGVLVPVVLLPVEAEDWTLERRRTVLLHELAHVRRLDMLSQLAAHVVLALCWFDPLVWIGVRALRSEAEHACDDCVLQHGTEPSAYVSDLLAIVRSARPTRVPALAAFGMARPSEFEGRVLAILDARTQRRTVGRLAKLATIAATFGVVAPLAAMRPADPTTARPAQENAPAAPTHESTSTSPRAPASASGSASASASASASASTGGASTSASIQTRDEPQSSVAVNTSTATNTNVVTNETSSVTSNVTNTLTRAAMSFLNGLSQSVQSAQPPVVHVAPQPMPAPTPTPFIYDGNGRFRLRNEVRVRTPRPPRMYIGNQPRAGSSAAVVPLIGALGDSDVQVRRAAVHALGELEDPRAVEALMQALRRDTDANVRESAAWALGQLEDAKAVPALVEALRGDQSPSVRKQAAWALGQIEDKGAVDALGAALRDQSVDVRRTAVWALGQIEDPRAVPLLTPGLTNSDAEVRKQSAWALGQIESKDAIEPLAAALKDGEPSVRDMAAWALGQIEDARSVPALSAALKDQSATVRRKAAWALGQIESPTAVNALVAALSDDDRDVRKTSAWALGQIEDPAASTGLATLARSTDPEMRRVAVQALAHIGGANAVEALVALLKDPDPEVRRAAVAALGRR; encoded by the coding sequence ATGACGGCACTCCTCGGGACGAAGCTGTGGGGCGACCTCGCGACGTCGATCGCGTTCAAGGGCGCCGTCATCCTCGCCGTCGCGTTCCTCGCGACGCGCCTCCTGCGCCGGCAGCCCGCCGCCGTGCGGCACTCGGTGTGGCTCGCCGCGCTGCTCGCCCAGCTCGCGACGCCGCTGTTGGGCGCCGTGCTTCCCGCCTGGCGCCCCGCGCTGCCGGCGTGGACGCTCACGGTCGGCCTGCATCGGGATGCCGGTGCGACGCAGCTCACGGTGCCGCTCGTCGGTGATCCCGCAGACTTGCCGGCGGACCTGACGGCGGGACGGACTCCTGCGGGACGAAACACTGCGGGACGTCCACCGCGGGACGAATACGTCGGGGAGCTTCCCGCCGCCGATCGTCCCGCCGTCAGTCATCCCGTCGTCGATCGTCCCGCCGTCAGTCGTCCCGCAGTTCTGCTGTTAGGCGTCTGGAGCGTCGGCGCCGGCCTCGTGCTGCTCTGGCTGGTCGCCGGGTCGTTAGGCGTGACGCTCATCGCGCGGCGCGCCGAGCGCGTGACCGACGGCGAGTGGCTCACGCTCGCGACGCAGCTGTCGAACGACATGGGGCTGCGCCGTCCCGTGGTGCTGCTGCGCGGCCGCGGGCTCGCGGTGCCGGTGACGTGGGGCGTGCTCGTGCCGGTCGTGCTGCTGCCGGTGGAGGCGGAGGACTGGACGCTCGAGCGTCGGCGCACGGTGCTGCTGCACGAGCTGGCGCACGTGCGGCGGCTCGACATGCTCTCGCAGCTCGCCGCGCACGTGGTGCTCGCGCTCTGCTGGTTCGATCCGCTCGTGTGGATCGGCGTGCGCGCGCTGCGCAGCGAGGCGGAGCACGCGTGCGACGATTGCGTGCTGCAGCACGGCACCGAGCCGTCGGCGTACGTGAGCGACCTGCTCGCGATCGTGCGTTCGGCACGGCCGACGCGCGTGCCGGCGCTCGCCGCGTTCGGCATGGCGCGCCCGAGCGAGTTCGAGGGACGCGTGCTCGCCATCCTCGATGCGCGCACGCAGCGCCGCACCGTGGGACGGCTCGCGAAGCTCGCGACGATCGCCGCCACGTTCGGCGTGGTCGCGCCGCTCGCCGCGATGCGTCCCGCCGATCCGACGACCGCGCGCCCGGCGCAGGAGAATGCGCCCGCGGCGCCGACGCACGAGTCCACCTCGACGTCGCCGCGCGCGCCGGCCAGCGCGTCGGGCAGCGCGTCGGCGAGTGCATCGGCGAGTGCGTCGGCCAGTACGGGCGGCGCATCGACGAGCGCGTCGATCCAGACGCGCGACGAGCCGCAGTCGAGCGTGGCGGTCAACACGAGCACGGCCACGAACACGAACGTCGTCACGAACGAGACGAGCAGCGTCACGAGCAATGTCACGAACACGCTGACGCGCGCGGCGATGAGCTTCCTGAACGGTCTGTCGCAGTCGGTGCAGTCGGCGCAGCCGCCGGTCGTGCACGTCGCGCCGCAGCCGATGCCCGCGCCGACCCCGACGCCGTTCATCTACGACGGCAACGGCCGCTTCCGGCTGCGCAACGAGGTGAGGGTGCGGACGCCGCGGCCGCCGCGCATGTACATCGGCAATCAGCCGCGCGCCGGATCGAGCGCCGCCGTGGTGCCGCTCATCGGCGCGCTCGGCGACAGCGACGTGCAGGTGCGCCGCGCCGCGGTGCACGCGCTCGGCGAGCTGGAGGATCCGCGCGCGGTCGAGGCGCTCATGCAGGCGCTCCGCCGCGACACCGACGCGAACGTCCGCGAGAGCGCGGCGTGGGCGCTCGGCCAGCTCGAGGACGCGAAGGCGGTGCCGGCGCTCGTCGAGGCGCTGCGCGGCGACCAGTCGCCGTCGGTGCGCAAGCAGGCGGCGTGGGCCCTCGGCCAGATCGAGGACAAGGGCGCCGTCGACGCGTTAGGCGCCGCGCTCCGCGACCAGAGCGTCGACGTCCGCCGCACCGCGGTGTGGGCGCTCGGGCAGATCGAGGACCCGCGCGCCGTGCCGCTGCTCACGCCGGGCCTCACGAACTCCGACGCCGAGGTGCGCAAGCAGAGCGCGTGGGCGCTCGGGCAGATCGAGAGCAAGGACGCGATCGAGCCGCTCGCCGCCGCGCTGAAGGACGGGGAGCCGAGCGTGCGCGACATGGCCGCGTGGGCGCTCGGTCAGATCGAGGACGCGCGCTCGGTGCCCGCGCTCAGCGCGGCGCTGAAGGACCAGTCGGCGACCGTGCGGCGCAAGGCGGCGTGGGCGCTCGGGCAGATCGAGTCGCCGACGGCGGTGAATGCGCTCGTCGCCGCGCTCTCCGACGACGACCGCGACGTCCGCAAGACGTCCGCGTGGGCGCTCGGCCAGATCGAGGATCCCGCGGCCAGCACGGGGCTCGCGACGCTCGCGCGCTCCACCGATCCGGAGATGCGGCGCGTCGCGGTGCAGGCGCTCGCGCACATCGGCGGGGCGAACGCCGTGGAGGCGCTCGTCGCGCTCCTGAAGGACCCCGATCCGGAAGTTCGGCGCGCGGCGGTGGCGGCCCTCGGCCGCCGCTGA